A genomic segment from Caldilineales bacterium encodes:
- a CDS encoding glucosaminidase domain-containing protein, with amino-acid sequence MKPLHALRFLLVFTIVLLLSSSALAFAQGPEDPNQPPALAVELDPPLLDLLVETTDAGPVISWRTVEPQTGWIEYGATWDQMMNIAYDEHGQEASDTVHRVVIGGLEPGAVVYYTIVSGGLRVDDGGAPFKFAAGRDGFNLEASEEEDADKPLNTLAEPVESAEQVAPTGVVNDFINRLAPWAQAEQRDSGVPASFSIAQAMYESGCHSDSYCQVSTLAGTYNNYHGIKCSPPNEGLSCVSLSSSSWNRYSSGANGFLWHGRWLRGNGNYAPAFNHTDNPLTFAQAVLNCYTGRTPACPTPGTASFPQNYYNFIAWAISTYNLRQFDFGGCSANQYRAEYFNNRTLSGSPTFTRCEGQPINYDWGAGGPGNGLGNDNFSTRWQGRFDFSEGTRTFIARSDDGIRVWVDGLILIDAWSDHGPTEFRANRPMSAGSHEVKVEFYENSGGAVAQVRWEQAATGDPDDNRALTSGQTLNGTINPANDQDAYYFDASQGQRATIRMNRTSGNLDSYLYLYAPNGALVTQDDDSGGSLNSLINQVSLPQTGRYRIVARSYAFGSTGGYSIGLTLEGSGGGGGGGALVSNLRISSGRGYSMGTCSIGSRYYIDRDYTITGFSHSDYNGLPCLRTANDDKYNTSGNLFEFDLSRPARIYIYWDPRAGSDRRPNWMKSLFAGNGKRINVSDSGMGYFEIYSCDSTPGHIVLGGPRSDGGNNNGSMYVVGFREISAGERRCSR; translated from the coding sequence ATGAAACCGCTTCACGCCCTCCGCTTTCTCCTGGTCTTCACCATCGTCCTACTGCTCTCGAGCAGTGCGCTGGCCTTCGCCCAAGGCCCTGAGGACCCCAACCAACCCCCTGCACTGGCTGTCGAACTCGACCCACCCCTCCTCGATCTTCTCGTCGAGACCACTGACGCCGGCCCCGTCATCTCCTGGCGCACGGTCGAACCCCAGACCGGCTGGATCGAGTATGGCGCCACATGGGATCAAATGATGAACATCGCCTACGACGAACACGGGCAAGAGGCGTCCGATACGGTGCATCGCGTCGTGATCGGCGGCCTGGAGCCCGGTGCGGTCGTTTACTATACCATCGTTTCGGGAGGCTTGCGGGTCGATGATGGTGGGGCGCCTTTCAAGTTCGCCGCAGGTCGTGATGGGTTCAACTTGGAGGCGTCAGAAGAGGAGGATGCAGACAAACCATTAAATACGCTGGCAGAGCCTGTTGAATCTGCCGAACAAGTAGCTCCAACAGGAGTTGTCAACGACTTTATCAATCGCCTTGCTCCATGGGCTCAAGCCGAACAGAGAGATTCAGGCGTACCAGCGTCTTTCTCGATCGCTCAAGCAATGTACGAATCGGGCTGTCATTCGGACAGTTACTGCCAGGTAAGTACATTGGCCGGCACCTACAACAACTACCACGGCATCAAGTGCTCGCCGCCAAATGAAGGTCTCTCTTGTGTTTCACTGAGTAGCAGCTCATGGAATCGTTACAGTAGCGGTGCAAATGGCTTTCTCTGGCATGGTCGATGGCTCCGTGGCAATGGTAACTATGCTCCGGCCTTCAATCATACAGACAATCCGCTTACTTTCGCACAGGCAGTTTTGAACTGTTATACTGGACGGACACCAGCCTGCCCAACCCCAGGCACAGCCAGCTTCCCGCAAAACTACTACAACTTCATCGCCTGGGCCATCAGTACCTACAACCTTCGTCAGTTTGATTTTGGTGGGTGTAGTGCAAACCAATACCGTGCCGAATACTTCAACAACCGCACGCTCAGTGGTAGCCCAACCTTCACGCGTTGCGAAGGCCAGCCGATCAACTACGATTGGGGTGCAGGTGGGCCCGGTAATGGCCTCGGCAATGACAACTTCTCGACCCGTTGGCAGGGACGCTTCGACTTCAGCGAAGGCACGCGTACCTTCATCGCCCGCAGCGACGATGGCATCCGCGTGTGGGTGGATGGCCTCATCCTCATCGATGCCTGGAGTGACCATGGGCCAACTGAATTCCGGGCCAATCGTCCTATGAGCGCCGGTTCGCACGAGGTTAAAGTCGAGTTCTATGAGAACAGCGGCGGCGCCGTAGCCCAAGTCCGCTGGGAACAAGCCGCGACTGGCGACCCGGACGACAACCGCGCCCTCACCTCGGGCCAGACCCTCAATGGCACGATCAATCCTGCCAACGACCAGGATGCCTATTACTTCGACGCCAGCCAGGGACAACGCGCCACTATCCGCATGAACCGCACCAGCGGCAACCTGGACAGCTACCTGTATCTGTATGCGCCCAACGGCGCCTTGGTGACTCAGGATGACGACAGCGGCGGCAGCCTCAACTCGCTCATCAATCAAGTATCATTGCCGCAGACCGGACGCTATCGCATCGTTGCCAGGAGCTACGCCTTCGGTTCGACGGGCGGCTACAGCATCGGCCTGACACTTGAAGGTAGCGGAGGCGGTGGCGGAGGCGGCGCCCTCGTCAGCAACCTGCGCATTTCCTCCGGCCGTGGTTACAGCATGGGAACCTGCTCCATCGGCTCCCGCTACTACATCGACCGCGACTACACCATCACCGGCTTCTCGCACAGCGACTACAACGGCCTGCCCTGCCTGCGCACTGCCAATGACGACAAGTACAATACCAGCGGCAATCTGTTCGAGTTCGACCTCAGCCGTCCCGCCCGCATCTACATCTATTGGGACCCCCGCGCCGGCAGCGACCGCCGCCCCAACTGGATGAAGAGTCTGTTCGCCGGCAATGGCAAGCGCATCAACGTCAGCGATAGCGGCATGGGCTACTTCGAGATCTACTCCTGCGACAGCACCCCCGGCCACATCGTCCTTGGTGGCCCACGCAGCGATGGCGGCAACAACAACGGCAGCATGTACGTCGTCGGCTTCCGCGAGATCAGCGCCGGCGAGCGGAGATGCTCGCGCTGA
- a CDS encoding tetratricopeptide repeat protein, producing the protein MGVMAGDLSAGPPLWRGKPSHPSFSIHQPGCCARKARDIRAYCPSAWSQNSVKPDLIDRTMVEVALKSLEDVQALGACELARLEIVAAERERSGFRDTPQGRGLALKAIMRKTIESMKPTGLSSDAALTADPQERYHFILAQQYFEGVEPAVIIDMLVLSSRGYYYQLRKKALTLLADRLVEMEQQHLLEENQRLAARQAALPASELAPPRPPQLPETELFVGRESELEVHRRQVESEGFTVIGGFPGIGKTALAAELARQLAPSGKILWHACRPGDNADSLIWAVAQFLAFHGRDGLWRTLQHAAEKYREPLSLGLRIDYVREHLLNKGYVVCLDDLHVIADDAEAMELVRRLVDAARLKQVRVVLTTRRMPAFLPTGRLQPLGGLRVDEVQLLAERKHVILSDFECRSLQDYTRGNPDLLLYLLDLLQRSADPSAFLDHLPETAGIEQFISREVDGWLDEQARSIVVALAVLGGGPASATAIGGVAGVSGVASLLAALANRDLVVIELGGYRLRRLLQTFYLGYPTAQESDLLHLRAAEFYTQNETERDWLRSANHYVDAGRPDVAARILAEHGEDSLSRGRVEHAIRLLVRLEGALLAPPLKVDLLILRAEARLCRGEVAVAQEEYEHALWRLGAEDSAGSRQQRARILRGLAYLFRHSNPHLALHYIRRGLEEIAGIESLEHAALLIRQGHIQNQLGAHVEAILSLEQGLQLLAHSPSQLRGLALLNLGNAYGFRGDRPRAVAYYHQALAVFAAVDDDRRTIDVHLGLGIEADLGGEWPKAIAHYEKALKMARNWGGVKEEAACELALGNLRSKQGQLPKAEQHYARCLALGRQHVLNDHVVDALLGMAALHLRRSSPGAAAACLQEAEEISMAIGSKGHWPELERTWALYYVATQQMDQSSEHATRSVEIARDLDIPPELGLSLRVLGQTFQLRQQHGEALDCLGESYALLAGWNPYEAALTQMVWSRSLRALGRQEEERSLQAGARRILQSLKLPFRDNASVI; encoded by the coding sequence TTGGGGGTGATGGCGGGGGATCTTTCTGCCGGCCCACCGTTGTGGCGTGGGAAGCCCTCGCACCCTTCATTCTCGATCCATCAGCCTGGCTGCTGCGCGCGAAAAGCGCGCGATATTCGAGCTTATTGCCCCTCTGCTTGGAGTCAGAACTCTGTGAAGCCGGATCTGATCGACCGCACGATGGTCGAAGTTGCCCTGAAAAGTCTTGAAGATGTGCAGGCGTTGGGAGCGTGCGAGTTGGCGCGCCTGGAGATCGTGGCGGCGGAACGGGAGCGGTCGGGCTTTCGTGATACGCCGCAAGGCAGAGGATTGGCGCTGAAAGCTATCATGCGCAAGACGATCGAGTCCATGAAGCCCACCGGGCTGAGCAGCGACGCTGCCCTTACCGCCGACCCGCAGGAGCGATACCACTTCATCCTCGCCCAACAGTATTTCGAGGGCGTCGAACCCGCGGTGATCATCGATATGCTAGTTTTGAGCAGCAGGGGTTATTACTATCAGTTGCGCAAGAAAGCCTTGACTCTCCTGGCAGATAGGCTGGTCGAAATGGAGCAGCAACACCTGCTGGAAGAAAACCAGCGTCTGGCTGCTCGGCAGGCGGCACTGCCCGCTTCGGAACTGGCGCCCCCGCGCCCGCCTCAGCTACCGGAGACTGAATTGTTTGTCGGACGAGAGAGCGAGCTCGAAGTCCATCGTCGCCAGGTCGAAAGTGAGGGCTTCACGGTGATCGGCGGCTTTCCCGGCATCGGCAAGACAGCACTCGCCGCGGAACTTGCCCGGCAGCTCGCTCCCTCCGGCAAAATCCTCTGGCATGCGTGCCGGCCCGGCGATAACGCCGACAGCCTGATCTGGGCCGTTGCCCAGTTTCTGGCCTTTCATGGTCGTGATGGCCTTTGGCGCACACTCCAGCATGCCGCCGAAAAATACCGCGAGCCGCTCTCGCTGGGCTTGCGCATCGACTATGTGCGCGAGCATTTGCTGAACAAAGGATACGTCGTTTGTCTGGACGACCTGCATGTGATCGCCGACGATGCTGAGGCCATGGAACTGGTGCGCAGGTTGGTCGATGCGGCGCGGCTGAAGCAGGTGCGCGTGGTCTTGACCACTCGCCGGATGCCGGCTTTTTTGCCGACCGGACGGCTGCAGCCGTTGGGCGGGCTGCGAGTAGATGAAGTTCAGCTGTTGGCAGAGCGCAAGCATGTGATTCTGAGCGACTTCGAATGCCGATCGTTGCAGGATTACACGAGGGGCAATCCCGACCTCCTTCTCTACCTGTTGGACCTGCTGCAACGATCCGCTGACCCGTCTGCGTTCCTTGACCATTTGCCTGAGACGGCGGGGATCGAGCAGTTCATTAGCCGAGAAGTGGATGGATGGCTGGATGAGCAAGCTCGATCCATCGTAGTTGCGCTGGCGGTTCTGGGGGGTGGGCCGGCGTCGGCGACGGCCATCGGTGGTGTTGCCGGCGTCAGCGGCGTGGCCTCGCTCTTGGCCGCTCTCGCCAATCGTGATCTGGTGGTTATCGAACTGGGGGGGTATCGGCTCCGCCGCCTGCTTCAGACCTTTTACCTCGGTTATCCCACTGCCCAAGAAAGCGACTTGCTTCATCTGCGGGCGGCGGAGTTCTACACCCAGAACGAAACCGAACGCGACTGGCTGCGGTCAGCCAACCATTATGTGGATGCCGGCCGGCCCGATGTGGCCGCTCGCATCCTTGCCGAGCACGGCGAAGACAGTCTCAGCCGGGGCAGAGTTGAGCATGCCATCAGGCTGTTGGTGCGTTTGGAAGGAGCGCTGTTGGCGCCGCCACTGAAGGTCGATTTGCTCATCCTTCGTGCCGAAGCGCGCCTCTGCCGAGGCGAGGTTGCGGTTGCGCAAGAGGAGTACGAGCATGCTCTGTGGCGCCTGGGTGCAGAGGACTCAGCGGGCAGTCGCCAGCAGCGGGCGAGAATTCTGCGCGGCCTGGCTTATCTTTTTCGCCACAGCAACCCCCATCTGGCACTGCACTATATCCGCCGCGGCCTGGAAGAAATCGCAGGCATCGAAAGCCTTGAGCACGCCGCCCTCCTCATCCGCCAGGGTCACATCCAGAACCAACTCGGCGCCCATGTCGAGGCCATACTCAGCCTGGAACAGGGCCTTCAGCTTCTGGCGCACTCTCCTAGTCAGCTACGCGGCCTTGCTCTGCTCAATCTGGGCAACGCTTACGGATTTCGGGGCGACAGGCCCAGGGCAGTTGCCTATTATCATCAGGCGCTGGCCGTTTTCGCAGCCGTCGATGACGACAGACGCACGATCGATGTTCACTTGGGGCTTGGCATCGAGGCCGATTTGGGCGGCGAGTGGCCAAAGGCCATTGCGCATTACGAGAAAGCATTGAAAATGGCCCGGAACTGGGGCGGCGTCAAAGAAGAAGCCGCCTGCGAGCTGGCTTTGGGCAATCTACGGTCGAAGCAGGGTCAGCTGCCGAAGGCGGAGCAGCACTATGCTCGTTGCCTTGCCTTGGGGCGCCAGCATGTGCTCAACGACCATGTGGTCGATGCTCTGTTGGGGATGGCGGCTCTCCATCTGCGGCGTTCCTCGCCGGGCGCGGCAGCTGCCTGCCTGCAAGAAGCGGAGGAGATTTCGATGGCGATCGGCAGCAAAGGACACTGGCCCGAACTTGAGCGCACATGGGCTTTGTATTATGTGGCGACCCAGCAGATGGATCAGTCGAGTGAGCATGCCACCCGTTCGGTGGAGATAGCCCGCGATCTCGACATCCCGCCGGAACTGGGCCTGAGCCTGAGAGTACTGGGACAGACATTTCAGCTTCGGCAGCAACACGGGGAGGCCCTCGATTGCCTGGGCGAGAGCTATGCTCTCTTGGCAGGATGGAATCCCTACGAAGCCGCCTTGACGCAGATGGTCTGGAGCCGATCCTTGCGCGCTTTGGGGAGGCAGGAGGAGGAGAGATCGTTGCAGGCCGGCGCTAGACGTATCTTGCAGTCGTTGAAGCTTCCTTTTCGCGACAACGCCTCTGTCATCTGA
- a CDS encoding FG-GAP-like repeat-containing protein: MPRFTIKFVGTPYCRQIRFVIVAAILAACLGSLLFMALPRAVAEPDSLYPRRLFGTGEDQTRVVLTGDMNKDGALDLIVGNADDRSFVYLNDGVGNFDWPGSARPFGADSDKNWGLAVADIDGDGDLDIVANHAIFLNDGAAHFDGPNAGRAFADPDDEKGIVAVGDLNGDAAFDIIVGDDNDPDIVYLNDGAGNFYSGKVDCQAAPADVRCLSLPPQASVLAASSPSEATDKCTWQAQHEPGTTSIALGDLDNDGDLDIVIGNCYEPNLVYYNDGAAGFPPPEVIPPAEPVNGPDETAAIALGDLDGDGYLDLVVGNYNSNDNNVIHFNRNGHFSDTVLLGPGSDETFALALGDVDGDGDLDIVVGNSIVSNEDKKANIIYLNDDKGGFYNTANQDIDCAAPPQNARCISFAKENTRSLALGDVDNDGGLDVIVGNRAQQNVIYLLSDGLGRFAIGQKVRFGNQVDTRATALADLDRDGDLDLLFGNWKNRAVLLINDGHGGFPATPADCAAPVTGVVCFGSADAQTQAIVVGDLDGNHTLDVVLGREGQSDELYLNDGSANLGWLSRPRTLGATGGPTRALALGDLDRDGDLDLVAAFDDGRQSVIYYNDGQAGFFSGTLNCTSPPANVACFGYGDNDSHAVAIGDLDGDGTLDLVLGDEGGPNSIFLNDGAGYFGWSGGVRVFGAGRDTTHSVALGDVNGDGALDIIAGNRNRQDSGIGQANAIYLNDGAGNFTGQAATRVFGTLFDNTEDVQIADLNGDGALDIVAGNHGEPSAVYLNDGAGNFDWNGSERSLGLQSDRIYTLAVGDVDGDGVPDIVTGGKTSEWVLRNRHRRLVALPNNPPYVAVTRPVPTANAGFFSTPILLTGSQISITYSLFDPEGDPIDHIAAFYSLDGGGVWQPALPTTATPTTDLTANASYTFVWDTYASGVFGRSDDVLFRLQAYPAIRPRSHALPGPYLWPWATATTFPFRVQGTQVRVYHDAPAPGNEAAGALVYRLRKDQSGSALPLGNQLGHPAPTDRLGYLFTPARLEPGDRLAALWPVTATKSYTLYYTSAGPTPTGLDMTAVTQPGLQTLVVSPDHPLLLFNLDVSLEWDARNDASFLQQLRLDLERTSELIFDWSNGQAALGQVTIYQNREHWLDAHIRIYATNRLRPWAGQGGIVSSPVADPDRSSISYWPGQVRMGATWNRYGSTGGNLGEDWPRALAHELGHYLFYLDDNYLGLDANYLLKLLTDDCPGAMSDPYSAINDEFRPATDWLPACQETLAQHSTGRSDWASIIAFYPGMAAPSTPFGAVNPGPSALPLAVTTIQQRAPITPVATLESPLFYLVNENGGRVQPGGSAGAYLYQGDFVIDLGNPTQDRVLARGAAVGDRLCVYEPAALHLGCETIHPNDEQLTLRLAPDWTPQITVSPVTSRTIEVAVSHLDPGLALMGRLYPANGPAPTAVPLVTVNDGYHATFQMPEPTFEGHLQVWVAEAEPRREAVSSFVIGGPPGYQRGGGGYQRGGGGYQRGGGAPVGDPDGQATLFAQDLNLGENDFLTFETLLQSPAPPTWATVVGRAYRLSTYSSSVQFDRASVSFSYFERDVPPGLEENIEIYRWDGQTWQPLATTLDRYRNFASAAFPGSGVYALMTSLRIPLSGPGWNDVHYLQRDTRPVAEVLQALDGYYSVAYSQDPTTGVWSLFAADVPAWVNDPLEFRYGRHYWLHITTDIPYLRLRGGDPQALAANGIDLPPAAFYGPLLHDEGFIPRPGLEVSAWVNGHRCGTATTRMEDAQVVYVIKVSADGSGNTDGCGKEGRVVVFQVDGRPMATTAAWDNRYARFLPLARSLQYPVYWPRVKR, encoded by the coding sequence ATGCCCCGCTTCACGATCAAGTTCGTCGGCACGCCCTATTGTCGCCAGATCCGATTTGTGATCGTGGCTGCGATTCTGGCCGCCTGTTTGGGATCCCTACTTTTCATGGCTCTGCCGCGCGCCGTCGCCGAACCGGACAGCCTTTATCCCCGCCGACTTTTTGGCACCGGTGAAGACCAGACGCGTGTAGTGCTGACCGGCGATATGAACAAGGACGGCGCCCTTGACTTGATTGTGGGCAATGCCGACGATCGGAGTTTTGTCTATCTCAATGACGGCGTCGGCAATTTCGATTGGCCCGGCAGCGCTCGTCCCTTCGGCGCCGACTCGGACAAGAACTGGGGATTGGCCGTGGCCGATATCGATGGCGATGGCGACCTCGACATCGTTGCCAACCATGCCATCTTCCTCAATGACGGCGCCGCCCATTTCGACGGCCCCAATGCTGGGCGCGCTTTCGCCGATCCCGATGACGAAAAAGGCATCGTGGCCGTGGGCGACCTGAACGGAGACGCCGCCTTCGACATCATCGTTGGCGACGACAACGACCCCGACATCGTCTATCTGAACGATGGGGCCGGCAACTTCTACTCTGGCAAAGTGGATTGTCAGGCCGCACCTGCCGACGTGCGCTGCCTCTCGTTACCGCCACAAGCATCGGTGTTGGCGGCCTCATCGCCATCTGAGGCGACAGACAAGTGTACGTGGCAGGCCCAGCACGAACCAGGTACGACGAGCATTGCCCTGGGTGATCTGGACAACGACGGCGATCTGGACATTGTCATCGGGAACTGCTATGAACCCAACCTTGTCTATTACAACGATGGCGCCGCCGGCTTCCCGCCGCCAGAGGTCATCCCCCCTGCCGAACCGGTCAACGGCCCCGATGAAACCGCAGCCATCGCCTTAGGCGACCTGGATGGGGATGGGTATCTCGATCTGGTGGTGGGAAACTATAACTCCAACGACAACAACGTCATTCACTTCAACCGCAATGGTCACTTCAGTGATACAGTCCTGCTCGGCCCTGGCAGCGACGAAACCTTTGCTCTTGCTCTAGGTGATGTGGACGGCGATGGCGATCTGGATATCGTCGTCGGCAATTCCATTGTCTCCAATGAAGACAAGAAGGCCAACATCATCTACCTGAACGACGACAAAGGCGGTTTCTACAACACCGCCAATCAGGACATTGATTGCGCGGCGCCACCTCAAAACGCCCGCTGCATCAGCTTCGCCAAAGAAAACACGCGTAGCCTGGCCTTGGGCGATGTGGACAACGACGGCGGTCTCGATGTCATCGTCGGGAATCGCGCCCAACAAAACGTCATCTACTTACTCAGCGATGGGCTGGGCCGCTTTGCCATTGGCCAGAAGGTCAGATTCGGCAACCAGGTCGATACGAGAGCCACCGCCCTCGCCGATCTCGACCGCGATGGCGACCTCGACTTGTTGTTCGGCAACTGGAAGAACCGAGCCGTGTTGCTGATCAACGATGGTCATGGCGGCTTCCCCGCCACCCCCGCCGACTGCGCTGCCCCGGTGACGGGGGTCGTCTGCTTTGGCTCGGCCGACGCCCAGACTCAGGCCATCGTCGTCGGCGACCTTGACGGCAACCACACCCTAGATGTCGTGTTGGGCCGTGAGGGGCAGAGCGATGAGCTCTACTTGAATGATGGTTCGGCCAATTTGGGATGGTTGAGCCGCCCCCGCACTCTTGGCGCGACGGGCGGCCCGACCCGCGCCCTGGCTCTGGGCGACCTCGACCGCGACGGCGACCTGGATCTTGTCGCCGCCTTCGACGACGGCCGGCAAAGCGTCATTTATTACAACGATGGGCAGGCGGGCTTCTTCAGCGGGACCTTGAATTGCACTTCGCCGCCTGCCAACGTCGCCTGCTTTGGCTATGGTGACAACGACAGCCACGCTGTCGCAATTGGCGACCTCGACGGCGACGGCACTCTCGATCTCGTCTTGGGCGACGAGGGCGGACCAAACAGCATCTTTCTCAACGATGGCGCCGGGTATTTCGGTTGGTCGGGCGGCGTACGAGTTTTTGGCGCCGGGCGCGACACGACACATTCAGTGGCTTTGGGCGATGTCAATGGCGACGGCGCGCTCGACATCATCGCTGGCAATCGCAATCGGCAGGATTCAGGCATCGGTCAGGCCAATGCCATCTATCTCAATGATGGCGCCGGCAACTTCACGGGTCAGGCTGCCACGCGCGTTTTTGGTACATTGTTCGATAATACCGAAGACGTTCAAATCGCCGATCTCAACGGTGACGGCGCGCTCGATATCGTCGCTGGCAATCATGGCGAGCCGAGCGCCGTCTATCTCAACGATGGCGCCGGGAATTTCGACTGGAATGGCAGCGAACGCAGCTTGGGTTTGCAGTCCGATCGCATCTATACGCTTGCTGTGGGTGACGTCGATGGCGATGGCGTCCCCGACATTGTCACCGGCGGCAAGACCTCAGAGTGGGTTTTGCGCAACCGCCACCGCCGCCTGGTTGCCTTGCCCAATAATCCACCCTACGTCGCCGTCACTCGTCCTGTCCCTACGGCCAATGCCGGCTTTTTTTCCACCCCTATCCTCCTGACCGGCAGCCAGATCAGCATCACTTACAGCCTTTTCGACCCCGAAGGCGACCCGATTGACCACATCGCCGCCTTTTACTCGCTCGATGGCGGCGGCGTCTGGCAACCGGCGCTCCCAACCACGGCGACGCCGACTACCGACTTGACCGCAAACGCTTCCTACACCTTCGTTTGGGATACATATGCTTCGGGCGTGTTTGGTCGCTCGGACGATGTGCTTTTCCGGCTACAAGCCTATCCCGCTATCCGGCCTCGCTCTCACGCTCTCCCCGGCCCCTACCTCTGGCCGTGGGCGACGGCGACGACATTTCCGTTTCGGGTGCAGGGCACGCAAGTGCGTGTGTACCATGACGCACCCGCGCCCGGCAATGAGGCCGCCGGAGCACTTGTCTATCGCCTGCGCAAAGACCAATCCGGCAGCGCCCTGCCGTTGGGCAATCAGCTCGGCCATCCCGCGCCTACCGACCGTCTGGGTTATCTGTTCACACCTGCGCGCCTGGAGCCGGGAGACCGATTGGCGGCGCTGTGGCCGGTGACAGCGACCAAAAGCTACACGCTTTACTATACCAGCGCCGGGCCAACGCCAACCGGCCTCGATATGACCGCCGTAACCCAGCCTGGCCTGCAAACCCTGGTTGTCTCGCCCGACCATCCCCTACTCCTCTTCAATCTCGATGTATCGCTGGAGTGGGATGCACGCAATGACGCCTCCTTCCTCCAGCAACTGCGCCTCGATCTGGAGCGGACATCGGAACTGATCTTCGACTGGAGCAACGGCCAGGCAGCCCTGGGCCAGGTGACGATCTACCAGAACCGTGAACACTGGCTCGACGCTCACATTCGCATCTATGCCACCAATCGCCTGCGGCCGTGGGCCGGGCAGGGCGGCATCGTCTCGTCTCCCGTCGCCGACCCCGACCGCAGCAGCATCAGCTATTGGCCTGGTCAGGTGCGGATGGGGGCAACTTGGAATCGCTATGGTTCGACCGGCGGCAACCTGGGCGAGGATTGGCCGCGCGCCCTGGCGCACGAACTTGGGCATTATCTGTTCTATCTCGATGACAACTATTTAGGGCTGGATGCCAACTATCTGCTGAAGTTATTGACCGATGACTGCCCTGGCGCCATGAGCGACCCCTACTCGGCGATCAACGACGAGTTCCGACCGGCGACCGATTGGTTGCCCGCCTGCCAGGAGACACTGGCTCAGCACAGCACCGGCCGCTCGGACTGGGCCAGCATCATTGCCTTCTATCCCGGTATGGCCGCTCCCTCGACTCCCTTTGGCGCCGTCAACCCCGGTCCCAGCGCCCTGCCTCTGGCCGTGACCACCATCCAGCAACGCGCCCCTATCACACCAGTGGCGACGTTGGAATCGCCTCTGTTCTATCTGGTGAACGAGAACGGAGGTCGGGTGCAGCCGGGGGGCAGCGCCGGCGCCTATCTGTATCAGGGCGATTTTGTGATCGACCTGGGCAACCCCACCCAGGACCGAGTTCTGGCCCGAGGCGCAGCCGTTGGCGACCGGCTGTGTGTCTATGAACCAGCGGCGCTGCATTTGGGCTGCGAGACAATCCACCCCAACGATGAACAACTGACTTTGCGTCTGGCGCCAGATTGGACGCCTCAGATCACCGTCTCGCCCGTCACTTCTCGCACCATCGAGGTGGCGGTGAGCCATCTCGATCCGGGACTGGCCTTGATGGGTCGGCTGTATCCGGCGAACGGCCCTGCCCCCACAGCGGTTCCCCTCGTTACAGTCAACGACGGCTATCATGCCACCTTCCAGATGCCTGAACCCACCTTCGAAGGGCATCTGCAGGTGTGGGTGGCTGAGGCGGAGCCACGCCGCGAGGCCGTATCTTCGTTCGTCATCGGCGGCCCGCCGGGCTACCAGCGCGGCGGGGGAGGATATCAACGTGGGGGCGGCGGTTACCAGCGCGGCGGCGGCGCGCCGGTGGGTGATCCTGATGGTCAGGCGACCTTGTTCGCACAAGACCTCAACCTGGGTGAGAACGATTTCCTAACCTTCGAGACCTTGCTGCAAAGCCCCGCCCCGCCGACCTGGGCGACGGTGGTGGGACGTGCCTATCGTCTGAGCACCTACTCGTCGTCGGTGCAGTTCGACCGCGCTTCGGTCAGTTTCAGTTACTTCGAGCGAGACGTCCCGCCCGGATTGGAGGAGAACATCGAGATCTATCGTTGGGATGGCCAGACGTGGCAGCCATTGGCAACCACGCTCGATCGCTATCGCAACTTTGCCTCAGCTGCCTTTCCCGGTTCTGGCGTCTATGCCCTGATGACGAGCCTGCGTATCCCTCTTTCTGGCCCTGGCTGGAATGATGTCCACTACTTGCAGCGCGATACGCGTCCGGTGGCAGAGGTCTTGCAGGCGCTGGACGGCTATTACAGCGTGGCGTACTCGCAGGATCCGACTACCGGCGTGTGGAGTTTGTTCGCAGCCGATGTCCCCGCCTGGGTCAATGATCCGTTGGAGTTCCGCTATGGCCGACACTATTGGTTGCACATCACAACCGACATTCCCTACCTCCGTCTCCGCGGGGGCGATCCGCAGGCGCTGGCCGCCAACGGCATCGACCTCCCTCCGGCCGCCTTTTACGGCCCTTTGCTTCACGATGAAGGTTTCATCCCCCGACCTGGCTTGGAAGTCAGCGCCTGGGTGAACGGGCATCGTTGTGGGACGGCGACGACACGAATGGAGGATGCTCAGGTCGTGTACGTGATCAAGGTCAGCGCCGATGGCAGTGGCAATACAGACGGCTGCGGCAAAGAAGGTCGCGTGGTCGTCTTTCAGGTCGATGGGCGGCCGATGGCGACCACGGCAGCCTGGGACAACCGTTACGCCCGGTTCTTGCCGCTGGCCAGGTCGTTACAATATCCGGTTTATTGGCCGCGGGTGAAGCGTTAG